CGCGAACGCGCGGTTGATGTAGTACTCGGTGCGGCACAGCGGCGGCTCACCGTCATCGGACTGTCGAAACCCGCGCACGGTCAGCCATTGCTCCCCTACGGCCAGCCCCGAGCGTGCCGCCGAGTCGTCGTCGATGGTGACCATCGCGACCGACTCGATCACGAACCGGGTCCCGGTGGCGAACTCCAGCAGGTCGTTGATCGACATGACATGCTGCACATAGGAATCCGACGACGGTCGCGGAACCACCAACGTTCCGGTCCGGGGCCGCGACGACACCAGGTTGTCGTCGCGCAGCCGCCGCAACGCCTCCCGAATCGTGTAGCGGCTCACCTCGAATCGCTCGCACAGCTCATGCTCGGTCGGCAGCTGCGACCCGACCGGATAGACGCCGTCGACGATTTCCTTACGCAGCGTGCGGGCCACCTGCAGATAGCGGTGGTCGACCACCTTGGCTTCCGACGGCGGGGGAGACAACGTTGCGGCCCTTCAGGATTCGCGGCGCAAGGCCAGCAGGCTGCCGTCGCCGTCGGCCGACACGTACAGCGTGCCGTCCGATCCGGCGGCGATTCCGGCGAACGGTCCTTGCGGCCCGGAGAACGGCGGCATGCCGCGCAATGGTTTGGGTGAGATGCCCGGTGGGGCACCGAGCGGCAGGTCCCCGGCGATGGTGGTCCGGACGCCGCTGTCCAGGTCGAAGGCAACGATTTCCTTTGCGCCGGTGTCGACTACGTAGAGCTCGCGGCCCAGCACCAATATCCCTTGCGGTCGCTGCAGCCCGTCGAACGCCACCGTGCCGTCGAGGCTGCGGACCCGGCCGGACTCCGAAACCAGGCACCTTCCGTCGCGGTCGACCGCGACGCCGACCGGATCAGCGAGGCCGGACGCCAACACCTCGACCTGCCCGCCGTGGACTCCCAACACGCGGCCGGCGCCGAGCTCCGCGACATAAGCCGCGCCGTCCGAAGCTACCGCGACCCCGTAGAGCTGGTCGAAACCCGTTGCCAAGATCTGACTTTCGTTGTCGGCGGGCCGGTATCGGGCAACCTCGCCGTTGGAGGTGGTGACGACGAACTCGCCGGGGCCGGTCGCGGTCAGGCCACGCAGGAACCCCGGGTAGCCAGGGCTGAACAGCATTCCGACCGTGCGCAGCGTGCCGTCGGGCTGCAGCGTGTAGAAGAAAGTGCCGTCGGCGACGTAGAGGTTGCCGTCGGGGCCGACGGTCAGGTCCAGCGGCCAGTTCAGTCCGCCTTTGAGGACCGTGCGGTGCTCGCCGCCGACCAGGACTTCGGTGATCTCGCCGGTGAAGTTCGAAACGAACAAG
The nucleotide sequence above comes from Mycobacterium kiyosense. Encoded proteins:
- a CDS encoding gluconolactonase; amino-acid sequence: MIAGSSHSIGQPGRYPVAYTPAVAEGWTLTRLTEPSRLFGANGIRTGPDGRIYIAQVTGSQISALDVETGLIDTVSAKGGDIIAPDDVAFDPDGNLYATEVMDGRVSVRDAAGRTRVIRDDLPSANGITVHQGRLFIGECRAGGRLMELDRGAGTPRILLENVPMPNAMEVGPDGLLYFPVMGANEIWRIDPEGGAAERVVGDLGVPDSVKFDAEGYIVSTQAHSGQVLRINPRTGDRAVLADLNPGLDNCTFVGDRLFVSNFTGEITEVLVGGEHRTVLKGGLNWPLDLTVGPDGNLYVADGTFFYTLQPDGTLRTVGMLFSPGYPGFLRGLTATGPGEFVVTTSNGEVARYRPADNESQILATGFDQLYGVAVASDGAAYVAELGAGRVLGVHGGQVEVLASGLADPVGVAVDRDGRCLVSESGRVRSLDGTVAFDGLQRPQGILVLGRELYVVDTGAKEIVAFDLDSGVRTTIAGDLPLGAPPGISPKPLRGMPPFSGPQGPFAGIAAGSDGTLYVSADGDGSLLALRRES
- a CDS encoding GntR family transcriptional regulator, with protein sequence MSPPPSEAKVVDHRYLQVARTLRKEIVDGVYPVGSQLPTEHELCERFEVSRYTIREALRRLRDDNLVSSRPRTGTLVVPRPSSDSYVQHVMSINDLLEFATGTRFVIESVAMVTIDDDSAARSGLAVGEQWLTVRGFRQSDDGEPPLCRTEYYINRAFAAVGRLLQRHEGPIFPLIEDLFGLSIVEVQQEIVAVLLAAELADGLDVAPGTPALQVQRTYRTSDDQVAQVTINTHPASRFRHSMTMRRVRG